A single region of the Lysinibacillus sp. B2A1 genome encodes:
- a CDS encoding acyl--CoA ligase: protein MKRQDLIAPEWYNITEEIEKYAQDVTKNALIIYDENNDVQFITYAHLLAKANQAAHVFTNQGLTKGDVLIVMVPRSVEAYIVYIAALKVGLTIIPSSEMLRTKDIEYRIHHANAKGIVAYEPYIEQFDNVKNLQGLQQFVIGNAHEPWQSLLQKMQDQPTNYICSTPTKSTDNAFLAYTSGTTGNPKAAVHTHSWGYAHLRTTAPNWLGVQENDIVWATAAPGWQKWIWSPFLATLGSGATAFVYKGKFDATTYLTLLEKFNINILCCTPTEYRFMAALENLQDFNLESVRQAVSAGEPLNSDVIKVFSNVFHLQVRDGYGQTENTLLVGTMVGMEARIGSMGKPTPGNTIDIIDDLGNPVSVGEVGDIAVHRETPALFKKYLHDPERTSLQFRGDWYITGDRAYKDVDGYFWFEGRGDDVIISSGYTIGPFEVEDALMKHAAVKEAAVVASPDEVRGNIVKAFVVLNEGEIGNASLIKQLQNHVKTLTAPYKYPRAIEFITELPKTSSGKIRRIELRQQEKNKCTIK, encoded by the coding sequence ATGAAAAGACAAGATTTAATTGCACCAGAATGGTATAATATTACAGAGGAAATTGAAAAATATGCACAGGATGTAACCAAGAATGCACTAATTATTTATGATGAAAATAATGATGTACAATTTATTACATACGCACATCTACTTGCAAAGGCAAATCAGGCTGCACATGTTTTTACAAACCAAGGATTAACAAAAGGTGATGTATTAATCGTGATGGTGCCTAGATCAGTAGAAGCCTATATTGTCTATATTGCTGCACTGAAAGTAGGTTTAACGATTATTCCTAGTTCGGAAATGCTAAGAACGAAGGATATTGAATATCGCATACACCATGCTAATGCAAAGGGTATAGTTGCTTATGAGCCATATATTGAGCAATTTGATAACGTGAAAAACTTACAGGGCTTGCAGCAATTCGTAATAGGAAATGCACATGAACCTTGGCAGTCATTACTTCAAAAAATGCAAGATCAACCAACAAATTACATATGTTCTACTCCAACGAAAAGTACAGATAATGCATTTTTAGCTTATACAAGTGGTACAACAGGCAATCCTAAGGCAGCAGTACATACACATAGCTGGGGATATGCACATTTACGAACAACAGCACCGAATTGGTTAGGCGTACAGGAAAATGACATCGTTTGGGCTACAGCAGCTCCAGGCTGGCAAAAATGGATTTGGAGTCCGTTCCTCGCAACATTAGGAAGTGGTGCAACCGCATTTGTGTACAAAGGTAAATTTGATGCGACAACATATCTTACACTTCTTGAAAAATTCAATATTAATATCCTGTGCTGTACACCAACTGAATACCGATTTATGGCTGCATTAGAAAACTTACAGGATTTTAATTTAGAGAGTGTTCGTCAGGCTGTCTCAGCAGGAGAACCTTTAAATAGTGATGTAATAAAAGTATTTTCGAATGTTTTCCATTTACAGGTAAGAGATGGTTATGGGCAAACTGAAAATACATTATTAGTCGGAACAATGGTAGGTATGGAGGCTAGAATCGGCTCAATGGGTAAACCAACTCCAGGGAATACAATTGATATTATCGATGATTTAGGAAATCCTGTTTCAGTAGGAGAAGTAGGTGATATTGCCGTACATCGTGAAACACCTGCGTTATTTAAAAAATATTTACATGATCCTGAGCGCACTAGCTTACAATTTAGAGGTGATTGGTATATCACTGGTGATCGAGCATATAAAGATGTAGATGGTTATTTTTGGTTTGAGGGGCGAGGAGACGATGTTATTATTTCATCTGGCTATACAATAGGACCATTTGAAGTAGAAGATGCTTTGATGAAACATGCAGCAGTAAAAGAAGCGGCAGTTGTAGCAAGTCCAGATGAAGTTCGGGGAAATATTGTGAAGGCATTTGTGGTGCTTAATGAAGGAGAGATAGGAAATGCTAGTCTTATCAAGCAGCTTCAAAATCATGTAAAAACTTTAACAGCTCCCTATAAATATCCTCGTGCCATTGAATTTATAACGGAATTGCCAAAGACTTCATCAGGTAAAATCCGTCGTATTGAACTACGTCAACAAGAAAAAAATAAATGTACTATTAAATAG
- a CDS encoding small acid-soluble spore protein, producing the protein MTSNNNRSSNKLAVPGVQQALDQMKYEIAQEFGVQLGAEASARANGSVGGEITKRLVQMAESQLKGMPNNQ; encoded by the coding sequence ATGACTTCAAACAACAACCGCAGTTCAAACAAGCTTGCAGTACCTGGTGTACAACAAGCACTAGATCAAATGAAATACGAAATTGCACAAGAATTTGGTGTTCAATTAGGAGCTGAAGCTTCAGCTCGTGCTAACGGTTCCGTTGGTGGTGAAATCACTAAACGTCTTGTACAAATGGCAGAATCTCAATTAAAAGGTATGCCAAACAATCAATAA
- a CDS encoding thiol peroxidase produces the protein MAQVTFKNGPVTLVGNEVKVGDQAPDFTVLANDLSPVTLKESEGKIRLFSVVPSLDTGVCDAQTRRFNEEAANLGDNVVIYTVSVDLPFAQKRWCGAAGIDAVQTVSDHRDLSFGEAYGVYIQELRLLARAVFVVDANDKVTYVEYVPEATNHPNYEAAIEAVKALA, from the coding sequence ATGGCACAAGTAACATTTAAAAATGGTCCAGTAACACTTGTAGGTAACGAAGTAAAGGTTGGAGATCAAGCACCAGATTTCACAGTATTAGCGAACGACCTATCACCTGTTACATTAAAAGAATCAGAGGGGAAAATTCGTTTATTTAGTGTTGTACCATCATTAGATACTGGTGTGTGTGATGCCCAAACACGTCGTTTTAACGAGGAAGCGGCGAACTTAGGTGACAATGTTGTGATTTACACAGTATCTGTTGATCTTCCATTTGCTCAAAAACGTTGGTGTGGTGCTGCAGGTATTGATGCTGTTCAAACAGTTTCAGATCACCGTGACCTTTCATTTGGTGAAGCATATGGGGTATACATCCAAGAATTACGTCTTCTAGCGCGTGCAGTTTTTGTGGTGGATGCTAATGACAAAGTGACATATGTGGAATATGTACCAGAGGCAACAAACCATCCAAATTATGAAGCGGCGATTGAGGCTGTCAAAGCACTAGCATAA
- a CDS encoding universal stress protein UspA, translating to MANHYKSIVVAVDGSKEAEYAFRKSIDVAKRNEGAVLNLVNVIDTRSFAAIEAYDRSIAERAQAFSEELLNGYKKQAEDEGLTNINLVIEYGSPKNIITKELSNIVDADLIICGATGLNAVERFLIGSVSEAIVRSAKCDVLVIRTPENN from the coding sequence ATGGCTAATCATTATAAAAGCATTGTAGTTGCAGTAGACGGTTCTAAGGAGGCAGAATACGCTTTCCGTAAATCAATTGACGTGGCAAAACGTAACGAAGGTGCTGTGTTAAACCTAGTAAATGTTATTGACACACGTTCATTTGCTGCAATCGAAGCTTATGATCGTTCAATTGCTGAGCGTGCTCAAGCATTCTCTGAGGAACTATTAAATGGTTACAAAAAACAAGCTGAAGATGAAGGCTTAACAAACATTAACCTTGTAATTGAATATGGCTCACCAAAAAATATCATTACGAAAGAGCTTTCTAACATCGTAGACGCAGATTTAATCATCTGTGGTGCAACTGGTCTAAATGCAGTAGAACGCTTCCTAATCGGTTCAGTATCTGAAGCAATCGTACGCTCAGCAAAATGTGACGTACTTGTTATTCGTACACCTGAAAATAATTAG
- the ald gene encoding alanine dehydrogenase, with protein MKIGIPKEIKNNENRVAMTPAGVVTLTHAGHEVFIETGAGLGSSFTDADYQAAGAHIVETAKEAWSQEMIMKVKEPVASEYDYFNEGQILFTYLHLAPEIELTQALLNKKVVGIAYETVQLANGSLPLLTPMSEVAGKMATQIGAQFLERNHAGKGILLGGVSGVPRGKVTVIGGGIAGTNAAKIAVGMGADVTVIDLSPERLRQLEDLFGRDVQTLMSNPYNIAESVKNSDLVVGAVLIPGAKAPKLVSEEMIKSMQPGSVVVDIAIDQGGIFATSDRVTTHDDPTYVKHGVVHYAVANMPGAVPRTSTIALTNNTIPYALQIANKGYKQACLDNPALKKGVNTLDGQLVYKAVADSQGLPFVDVDELIQ; from the coding sequence ATGAAGATTGGTATTCCAAAAGAGATTAAAAACAATGAAAATCGTGTAGCAATGACACCAGCTGGGGTTGTTACATTAACACATGCTGGTCATGAAGTGTTCATTGAAACAGGTGCAGGCTTAGGATCAAGCTTTACAGATGCAGACTACCAAGCAGCAGGTGCTCACATTGTTGAAACGGCAAAAGAGGCATGGTCACAAGAAATGATCATGAAGGTAAAGGAACCTGTTGCATCAGAATATGATTACTTCAATGAGGGTCAAATCCTATTCACTTATTTGCATTTAGCACCAGAGATTGAATTAACGCAGGCTCTTTTAAATAAAAAAGTTGTTGGTATCGCTTATGAAACAGTACAATTAGCAAATGGTTCTTTACCTCTATTAACACCAATGAGTGAGGTTGCAGGTAAAATGGCAACACAAATCGGTGCACAGTTCCTTGAGAGAAACCACGCAGGTAAAGGAATTTTACTAGGCGGAGTATCTGGTGTACCCCGCGGTAAAGTAACTGTTATTGGTGGTGGTATTGCTGGAACAAATGCAGCAAAAATAGCTGTTGGTATGGGTGCCGATGTAACAGTAATTGATTTAAGCCCAGAGCGTTTACGACAATTAGAAGATTTATTTGGTCGGGATGTTCAAACTTTAATGTCTAATCCATATAATATTGCAGAATCAGTGAAAAACTCAGATTTAGTAGTTGGAGCTGTTTTAATTCCTGGAGCTAAGGCACCAAAGCTTGTTTCTGAGGAAATGATTAAGTCTATGCAGCCAGGCTCAGTAGTTGTGGATATTGCCATTGATCAAGGTGGAATTTTTGCAACATCTGATCGTGTGACGACACATGATGACCCAACATATGTTAAACATGGTGTTGTGCATTATGCTGTAGCAAACATGCCAGGTGCAGTTCCTCGTACTTCAACGATTGCTTTAACAAATAATACAATTCCTTATGCACTGCAAATTGCGAATAAGGGATATAAACAAGCATGCCTTGATAACCCTGCACTGAAAAAAGGGGTAAATACGTTAGATGGACAACTTGTTTACAAGGCGGTAGCTGATTCTCAAGGTCTACCATTTGTTGATGTGGATGAATTAATTCAATAA
- a CDS encoding RDD family protein encodes MTNHEIVMQGSPSLSNTLLIDPEETNTSKNYAKKTAGFWIRFWAFLLDGFIITAVGGIFVNPIFYLMDWSLSETVWYAPISIITAIFYYSYFVLMTKFFGQTLGKMVFGLRVVSLKHDKLTWSDVIFRDWIGRIICNIFMPLYILVVILPDNKGLHDFFADTTVVHENTFIEKELTQTSLPIREESLTTEPLIEKDIDIMEEKKEE; translated from the coding sequence ATGACAAACCATGAAATTGTTATGCAAGGTTCACCCTCTCTCAGCAATACGCTACTAATTGATCCAGAAGAAACGAACACGAGTAAAAACTATGCTAAAAAAACAGCAGGATTTTGGATACGTTTTTGGGCATTTTTATTAGATGGATTTATCATTACAGCAGTTGGTGGTATTTTTGTAAACCCTATTTTTTATCTAATGGATTGGTCATTATCTGAAACAGTATGGTATGCACCGATTTCAATAATCACTGCCATCTTCTATTATAGTTATTTTGTCCTGATGACTAAGTTTTTTGGGCAAACATTGGGGAAAATGGTATTTGGACTGCGTGTGGTTTCATTAAAGCATGATAAGCTCACTTGGTCTGATGTGATATTTCGTGATTGGATTGGGCGAATTATTTGTAATATTTTTATGCCGCTATATATTCTTGTAGTTATTTTACCTGACAATAAAGGTTTACATGATTTCTTTGCAGATACAACCGTAGTGCATGAAAATACGTTTATTGAAAAGGAATTAACACAAACATCACTTCCAATCAGAGAGGAAAGCCTTACAACTGAACCTCTCATAGAAAAAGACATAGACATTATGGAAGAAAAAAAAGAGGAATAG
- the thiD gene encoding bifunctional hydroxymethylpyrimidine kinase/phosphomethylpyrimidine kinase, whose protein sequence is MQVVTTIAGSDSGGGAGIQADLKTFQELKVFGTSVITALTAQNTLGVSGVMPIDASFVEQQLQALLEDFSISAVKTGMLFSSDIIQTIAQIMADAKIPLIVDPVMIAKGGESLLQQDAIDAIMKLLLPIATIVTPNIPEAETLTGREIRTLTDMKEVGYLLLQTGVQCVILKGGHLTDMDFAIDYIFLKDGSSFSMQTPRITTKNTHGTGCTFSAALTAFMGSGLPINEAIIEAKRFIQLAITYDLALGNGHGPTNHFAYQTYRESCEVTIHES, encoded by the coding sequence ATGCAAGTTGTTACGACAATTGCTGGCTCTGATAGTGGCGGCGGTGCAGGTATACAGGCTGATTTAAAAACCTTTCAGGAATTAAAGGTGTTTGGAACTTCCGTCATTACAGCATTGACTGCTCAAAATACGCTTGGTGTCTCAGGTGTCATGCCCATTGACGCAAGCTTTGTTGAGCAACAGCTACAAGCACTATTAGAAGATTTTTCAATTAGTGCAGTGAAAACAGGCATGCTGTTTTCTTCAGACATCATTCAAACTATCGCACAAATAATGGCTGATGCAAAGATTCCGCTTATTGTAGATCCTGTGATGATTGCGAAAGGTGGTGAAAGTTTATTACAACAAGATGCAATTGATGCCATCATGAAGCTTTTACTGCCAATTGCAACCATTGTAACTCCGAATATTCCTGAAGCTGAAACGCTTACTGGTAGAGAAATTAGAACTTTAACTGATATGAAAGAAGTAGGCTATCTCTTACTACAAACAGGAGTACAATGTGTCATTTTAAAAGGAGGTCATTTAACAGATATGGATTTCGCCATTGATTATATATTTCTTAAAGATGGATCGTCGTTTTCTATGCAAACTCCTCGTATTACAACAAAAAATACACATGGTACTGGCTGTACATTTTCAGCAGCCTTAACTGCTTTTATGGGCAGCGGTCTTCCTATAAATGAGGCGATTATCGAAGCAAAAAGATTTATTCAATTAGCAATAACGTATGATTTAGCTCTGGGTAATGGGCATGGGCCGACAAATCATTTTGCCTATCAAACCTATAGAGAGTCATGTGAGGTGACTATTCATGAATCGTGA
- a CDS encoding IS5/IS1182 family transposase, translating to MFKDYNMNQVVLPLDLEIKLQENDIAYAINDLVESIPNEALDLFLRSTGCPAYHPRMMLKIILCAYTQSVFSGRKIEDLVKDSVRMMWLAQGYEPSYRTINRFRVHPAVKELLRQCFVQFRCQLVQEKLIDNEAIFIDGTKIEANANKFTFVWKKSIEKYHNGLIEKSNQLYDELLEKEIIPEIERENEKELALEDLAQMVEKVDEVIAEYDRKIEDSSDVAERKALRTERKFPKKARTQLIDYIERKLKYQRDFEIFDERNSYSKTDPDATFMRMKDDYMKNGQLKAGYNIQVATEGQYALAYSIFPNPADTRTLIPFLDEIEQHYFKLPKHIVADAGYGSEQNYDDILSNRKREALITYTMYVKEQKKTYKQNEFNTANWDYDKENDRYTCPNQQHLVFKYRTTKTDKYDFTREFKVYECEDCSGCPLRSLCTKAKEGNNRKLMVNEKWEQQKEYVRAKLSEEKTSTLYRQRKIDVEPVFGFLKANLRFTRFSVRGKSKVENEMGLALMAVNIRKFTAIS from the coding sequence ATGTTTAAAGATTATAACATGAATCAAGTTGTTTTACCGTTAGATTTAGAAATAAAACTTCAAGAAAATGATATCGCCTACGCCATCAATGATTTAGTGGAAAGTATTCCAAATGAAGCGTTGGATTTATTTCTTAGAAGCACGGGTTGTCCCGCTTATCATCCACGAATGATGTTAAAAATTATTCTGTGTGCTTACACCCAATCGGTTTTCTCTGGAAGAAAAATTGAAGATCTCGTAAAAGACAGTGTTCGAATGATGTGGTTAGCTCAAGGTTATGAACCGAGCTATCGAACAATTAATCGTTTTCGTGTTCATCCAGCGGTAAAGGAATTATTACGCCAATGTTTTGTCCAATTTCGTTGTCAGCTTGTGCAAGAAAAGCTGATTGATAATGAAGCTATTTTTATCGACGGAACTAAGATTGAAGCGAATGCGAACAAATTTACATTCGTGTGGAAAAAGTCGATTGAGAAATATCATAACGGACTAATTGAAAAGTCAAACCAGCTATACGATGAACTACTTGAAAAAGAAATCATCCCAGAAATTGAACGGGAAAATGAAAAGGAATTAGCATTGGAAGACCTCGCTCAAATGGTCGAAAAAGTAGATGAAGTGATCGCTGAATATGATCGAAAAATTGAGGACTCATCAGATGTAGCAGAGCGAAAGGCTTTAAGAACGGAACGGAAATTCCCAAAGAAAGCCCGCACACAATTAATCGACTATATTGAACGCAAACTAAAATACCAAAGAGACTTCGAAATCTTTGACGAACGAAATAGTTATTCGAAAACAGACCCAGATGCGACATTTATGCGTATGAAAGATGACTATATGAAAAATGGTCAATTGAAGGCAGGTTATAACATACAAGTGGCAACAGAAGGTCAGTATGCGCTTGCCTACAGCATATTTCCCAATCCAGCGGATACACGTACATTAATCCCATTTTTAGATGAAATCGAACAACATTATTTTAAGCTACCAAAACACATCGTCGCAGATGCCGGATATGGCAGTGAACAAAATTATGATGATATCCTTTCGAATCGTAAGCGAGAAGCTTTAATCACGTACACCATGTATGTAAAAGAACAGAAGAAAACGTATAAGCAAAACGAATTCAATACAGCGAACTGGGATTATGATAAAGAAAATGATCGATACACATGCCCAAACCAACAACATCTTGTATTTAAATATCGTACCACGAAAACGGATAAGTATGATTTCACGCGTGAGTTTAAGGTATATGAATGTGAAGACTGTTCCGGATGCCCCCTCCGTTCATTATGTACAAAAGCAAAAGAAGGAAATAATCGTAAGTTAATGGTGAATGAGAAGTGGGAACAACAAAAAGAATATGTGAGAGCAAAGCTTTCAGAAGAAAAAACGAGTACCCTTTATCGTCAACGCAAAATTGACGTGGAACCAGTTTTTGGATTCTTGAAGGCTAATTTGCGTTTCACTCGATTTTCTGTACGAGGAAAATCGAAGGTGGAAAACGAGATGGGCCTCGCATTAATGGCCGTGAATATAAGAAAATTCACAGCCATTAGCTAA
- the sppA gene encoding signal peptide peptidase SppA — MNVKRWTALIIAGVLLVFSLGINTVFAIFKSDFFGNFDSLMAGDNLSVMETVIENGSINKRIAYLKVDGAIQDIGSSSLWQPVAYDHQFFLDQLDNILNDDSIQGVVLSVNSPGGGVKESAEIYKKLLKIKEERQIPIYVSMDSMAASGGYYISAPADKIFAQRDTITGSIGVIMQSINYQALAEKVGIKYETFKSGEHKDMLSPMREVTADERAMMQDMINETYEEFVNIVEKGRNMSEADVKKVADGRILSGTKALESGLIDEIGDEEATITALREDFGLQDAELFEYSYEMGGWQSYVGMKIGSVFGPSTEEKMLMKIMTDYKAPKMMYLYGEY; from the coding sequence ATGAATGTAAAAAGGTGGACTGCTTTAATTATTGCAGGTGTATTACTTGTATTTTCATTAGGTATAAACACTGTTTTTGCAATTTTTAAATCAGATTTCTTTGGTAATTTTGATAGCTTAATGGCTGGTGATAATTTATCAGTAATGGAGACAGTTATTGAAAATGGTAGTATAAATAAGCGGATAGCCTATTTAAAGGTTGATGGGGCGATACAAGATATTGGTTCAAGTTCGTTATGGCAACCAGTAGCATATGATCATCAATTCTTTTTAGACCAATTAGATAATATTTTAAATGATGATTCAATACAAGGTGTTGTTTTAAGTGTTAATTCACCAGGTGGTGGTGTTAAAGAATCAGCAGAAATTTATAAAAAACTTTTAAAAATTAAAGAAGAGCGACAAATTCCAATTTATGTTTCAATGGATTCTATGGCTGCCTCAGGAGGTTATTACATTTCAGCACCAGCCGATAAGATATTTGCACAACGGGATACAATAACGGGTTCAATAGGTGTCATTATGCAATCAATTAATTATCAGGCTTTGGCAGAAAAAGTTGGTATTAAGTATGAAACGTTTAAATCCGGTGAGCATAAGGACATGCTAAGTCCTATGCGTGAAGTAACGGCAGACGAGCGTGCCATGATGCAGGATATGATTAATGAAACGTATGAGGAATTCGTGAATATTGTTGAAAAAGGGCGTAATATGTCTGAGGCAGATGTGAAAAAAGTTGCTGATGGTCGAATACTAAGTGGTACAAAGGCACTTGAATCAGGCTTAATCGATGAAATTGGTGATGAGGAAGCAACGATTACTGCATTACGTGAAGACTTTGGTTTACAAGATGCTGAACTATTTGAGTATTCATATGAAATGGGTGGCTGGCAATCATATGTCGGAATGAAGATTGGATCTGTGTTTGGTCCATCTACTGAGGAAAAAATGCTGATGAAAATTATGACAGATTATAAAGCACCGAAAATGATGTACTTATACGGCGAATACTAA
- a CDS encoding class I SAM-dependent methyltransferase translates to MENIEKLFGMLNEHAEKIEKEQDITLLEGVLDGLEAWLDGAVDFSQEGATKEDVRKAIQIAILKGMRKGSQPNHQMTPDTLGLLVGYFVEQIFADRLAAEKIVMLDPAVGTGNLLLTVMNLLDGKIEATGVEIDELLIRLAAATADLTEQPVSLYRQDALEDLLVNPVDAIVCDLPVGYYPNEEVALNYELCPSEGMSFAHHLFIEQSINYTKDGGYLFFLAPSHLFDSEQSKQLHKYIQKHAWIQAIIQLPDTMFANRALEKSIVILQKQAQDFKAPKEVLLAKVPNMQNKQALAMFFEKVKMWRDGK, encoded by the coding sequence ATGGAAAATATTGAGAAGTTATTTGGTATGCTTAATGAACATGCTGAGAAAATAGAAAAAGAACAAGATATTACTTTGCTTGAAGGGGTGCTAGATGGGTTAGAGGCGTGGCTAGATGGAGCAGTTGATTTTTCGCAAGAAGGTGCAACAAAGGAAGATGTGCGAAAAGCAATTCAAATTGCTATTTTAAAGGGTATGCGAAAAGGCTCTCAGCCTAATCATCAAATGACACCGGATACACTGGGTTTATTAGTTGGCTATTTTGTAGAGCAGATTTTTGCAGATCGTCTAGCAGCAGAAAAAATAGTTATGTTGGATCCAGCGGTTGGTACAGGGAATTTACTACTAACGGTTATGAATTTATTAGATGGAAAAATAGAAGCTACTGGTGTCGAGATTGATGAACTGCTTATTCGTTTAGCTGCAGCAACAGCTGATTTGACAGAGCAGCCGGTGTCTTTATACCGTCAAGATGCTTTAGAAGATTTATTAGTAAACCCAGTGGATGCTATTGTTTGTGATTTACCAGTCGGCTACTATCCGAACGAGGAAGTAGCATTGAATTATGAATTGTGTCCTTCAGAAGGAATGAGTTTTGCCCATCACTTGTTTATTGAGCAATCCATTAACTACACGAAGGATGGGGGCTATTTATTCTTCCTTGCACCATCACATCTTTTTGATTCTGAGCAATCTAAGCAATTGCATAAATATATCCAGAAGCATGCTTGGATTCAAGCAATTATTCAGCTGCCCGATACAATGTTTGCCAATAGAGCACTTGAGAAAAGCATTGTTATCCTGCAAAAGCAGGCTCAAGACTTTAAGGCTCCTAAAGAGGTATTGCTGGCAAAGGTACCAAATATGCAAAATAAACAAGCCCTAGCAATGTTCTTTGAAAAAGTGAAAATGTGGAGAGACGGTAAATAA
- a CDS encoding hydroxyethylthiazole kinase, translating into MIFQTIRKKNPLIHCITNYVVANFQANGLLAIGASPVMADGCDEVEEMVAIASSLLINIGTLNDKSKESMLLAGKKANALGIPVVLDPVGAGATTYRKQTVQHLLKEIEFAVIRCNIGELAAIANVEWQQKGVDSGTGSISLVHEAMRIAQLYHCIVIVTGEKDFITDGNQQQWIIGGNSHMTEVTGTGCLLSAICCAAYVTGHQPYNQLINVLQLYKKIAEQAGSTTQYIGDFQIAVLNELYRLSKAGEQ; encoded by the coding sequence ATGATTTTTCAAACTATCCGTAAAAAAAATCCACTAATTCATTGCATTACAAATTATGTGGTGGCAAATTTTCAAGCAAACGGCCTATTAGCAATCGGTGCCTCGCCAGTTATGGCTGATGGCTGTGACGAGGTCGAGGAAATGGTTGCAATTGCCTCAAGCTTATTGATTAATATCGGTACACTTAATGACAAATCGAAAGAATCTATGTTACTTGCTGGGAAAAAGGCCAATGCACTTGGCATACCTGTAGTATTAGATCCTGTTGGTGCTGGAGCTACAACCTATCGAAAACAAACCGTACAACATCTGTTAAAAGAGATTGAATTTGCAGTAATTCGCTGCAATATTGGAGAACTTGCCGCCATTGCCAATGTAGAATGGCAGCAAAAGGGTGTAGACAGTGGAACAGGTTCAATATCCTTGGTGCATGAAGCGATGAGAATTGCTCAGCTTTATCATTGTATAGTGATTGTCACAGGTGAAAAGGATTTTATAACTGATGGAAATCAACAGCAATGGATTATAGGCGGGAATTCTCATATGACAGAGGTCACTGGGACTGGCTGCTTATTAAGTGCCATTTGTTGTGCTGCTTACGTGACTGGTCATCAACCCTATAACCAATTAATAAATGTACTACAACTTTATAAAAAAATAGCTGAACAAGCTGGTTCTACTACGCAATACATCGGTGATTTTCAAATTGCTGTATTGAATGAACTATACCGTCTTTCAAAGGCTGGTGAACAATAA
- a CDS encoding thiamine phosphate synthase, with protein sequence MNREDLQLYFIMGTENVVHQEPLHVLEKALQHGTTMFQLREKGPRALTGQEYENFARQCQNLCQRYNVPFIINDDVELAVKLEADGIHIGQEDFPVSKIREKVGKMILGVSVHSQAELQTALQYGADYVGIGPIFATTSKSDANPPSGTKFLQDVRIENPELPIVAIGGINCSNGQSVVNAGADGIAVISAICESEDISNTVAIFKSLFIEDKKI encoded by the coding sequence ATGAATCGTGAAGATTTACAGCTATATTTTATAATGGGCACAGAAAATGTTGTACATCAGGAGCCATTACATGTTCTTGAAAAAGCTTTACAGCATGGAACTACCATGTTTCAACTACGAGAAAAGGGGCCTCGTGCATTAACAGGACAAGAATATGAAAATTTTGCTCGTCAATGTCAAAATCTTTGTCAGCGGTATAATGTGCCGTTTATTATCAACGATGATGTAGAGCTTGCAGTAAAACTCGAAGCAGATGGAATTCATATTGGTCAAGAGGATTTCCCTGTATCTAAAATTCGAGAAAAAGTTGGAAAGATGATACTTGGTGTTTCAGTTCATTCTCAAGCTGAATTGCAAACTGCTCTACAATATGGGGCAGATTATGTAGGAATTGGTCCGATTTTTGCAACCACTTCTAAAAGTGATGCGAATCCGCCAAGTGGAACAAAATTTTTGCAGGATGTTCGCATTGAAAATCCTGAGCTCCCCATTGTTGCAATTGGAGGCATAAATTGTTCAAATGGACAATCAGTTGTTAACGCTGGTGCGGATGGTATCGCCGTTATTTCTGCGATTTGTGAAAGTGAGGATATTTCCAATACCGTAGCAATATTCAAATCATTGTTCATTGAGGATAAAAAGATCTAA